agaagagTACTACAAGTATAGACTAGTTGACCTAAATTTAGCAAAAATCTGATGGAAGAGTAAATTTTGAGACGTAGGTGatcattttgaatttgagaagATACGATAAATCTAATAACCACAATCGATcgtaaaattaatttatgattttggtCTGgtgaaataaatcatttttaaaattaattaaagaaatcaGCTTTGATAATTAAGTTCACTCATAAATAAGGTAGAAAAATCCATTAAAGAGTGTTTCAAATCCATCCATTGATAGAGGAAGAATGGCATATTGTTTGTACACCAACCCCAAGAAAATCCCGAGTTTGCCCTCCTCCTCCCGCATTCCCAATATCAACTCTTCTACGCTTCCAAGGGTAATTCTGTAATTCACCCATCCCCGAAACGACCGTAACGCCGTTTCTAGGGTTCCCGATCTCGTGAAGAccgttattattattactcaTTAACTCGACACTGTTCGATCCAAACGAAGCAAAGAACCTGTCGCTGCCACCATCTTCTACAATCTGATTACTCTTCGATGCAAAACTCTGAAGATACGCTGATTGGTCGGTAGTAATCGTCGTCGTTGGTGACGTAGAAGAAGTCGCTCCCATCTGAGCAGCTTTTTGGAGTAACGCAGTCGCCGACATATTTGCAACAGCCACAGAAGCAGCGTTTGCGTCTTGGGTAATTTGGTCAACGCTGCTAAAAAGAGAAGGCACGGAAAGAGAAGTTGCCCCGTTAGCGTTTTCCTTACTCTGGACgatattaatattattgtcATGAGTAATGAGTGAATCGCTCGTCGTTATTAACTCGCCGTGATTATTCGCGTTTCCGAAAACCCAATTGTAATCCTCTTGCGGTGAATGCGGCTGCGGCGCCATACGGTCCTCGATGGTCACTTGCTGATGATGATTAATATTTCCTCCCGACCATAAAGAGAGCGTAGACGCTGGTTTCATGACGTCTTGATGATCGAAGTTGTTGGTTGTGATTGGGAattggtggtggtgatgatgttgCGGTTGCGGTGGTCCGAACGGAAACGACGGTGGTTGTGGTAGTGATGGTGATGGGATAAGTGTCCCCATGAGATAATGATAGTTTAGATTACTACCAGCGGTTGCGGCAAAGCTTTTGAGATGCGAGGCTGCGTTTAGCCTAGCGGTTTCTTCTGCTAAAGCGTCACAGAACGCTCTATGTGTAATGAAGCTGTCTCTCCTGTTGACCAAATTATACACACCAATAAGATCAATATCGTCTATACACACTCGCTAATTTATGCTTGTGtttaatatgtatgtatatagtAATATAGATAgcaattaaggaaaaaaagataaataaagtTGTATATCTTACTTTAACCAAAATATGTCAATCCAAGAAACTGTCTTATTCAAGAAATCAAGCAGCACGTATGCTCAGAGAATGACCAATATGGCAATATCTATACAAAAGTAActccaaattattttgttttagaccCTACATGAGCTACTACttccaacaaaaaacatgTATCTTATTTACTTACAAattgtttcacaaaaaaaaaaaaaaaaatcttatttactTACAAACAACGTGGTAAAACGAAATTTGTTTGTGTGGTCCAGTGGTACAGTAGTGTTAGTTGAGGTAAcagattcgttttttttttgtttttcatcatAGTATTCACCCGGTAAAATATAAGCTCTAGCTAGGTTTAGTATGAGTTTTAAGATatgtatataagtatatatatattcttcctATATTCTAATATATTCAAACATGATTAACTTTACTGGTTAAGaagttaaaatcatatttgaatctatatataatgcAATTAAACATGATATGCGCTTACAGCTAGgtgatcaaaatatttgttacgccactaaaaatatatgataccGTGATGAGGAAATGTAAAGATCATCTATTAGTACGTACGTGTGTAGATATACACTAAGTACCTGGAGAAAATTGTACCACAGTCGCATCTATATTCTCTAGTCCCACAAGTCTTGGAATGAGCCTTCCAGTCAGATTGGACTGCATATCTCTTGGCGCATTTCTCACACTTCCACTTTTTCTCGCCATGTTTCCGacaaaaatgtttcttaatgCCGGTAAGATCACCAAGTGCCCTCGTCGGATGGTGGTGGACGCAACTCTTTTCTGGACATACATACACTCGTTTCCTTACTTCTTTGCTCGTCCTCTGCTTTAGCTTCCATGGGAGGTTGTGTCCTCGACGGTGAAGCTGTAGATTCTGGTCTCTTTGAAACCCTTTTCCACATATCTCGCAGAGGAAACGATTTGTGGCCATAAGTGTCTTTGGAGATAGAGCTATGACCTCAGCTTCTGGATCTATAGAGAACgaaatataacaatcaaattctGGATACATATTTGATCATGTGAAAGATCTAAACAGTAGAAAGCATGCATGTTTGTAGATCAagatcgaaaaaaaaaagaacatgacTTTTCagcaaacagaaaaaaaaatgttgattaGGGTTGAATTATTTTGTGATCTCTattaaacttaattaattGTTACCAGGATTTCCAGGGaggtttctcttcttcttgacaaGAGGAGGATTGAGGGATTCATgttgatcatgatgatgatgatcaacaTGATCAGTTGTTGATGAGCTTTGGACATATCCTCCACTACTTGAAATTGTCTGATCTTCAGTTgtcatgtcttcttcttggacaaaagttttgttggaAGAGATTGAAAaggtaattaattaagttttaAATAAGAGATGGAGGATGAGCAAAGGTaatgaagagaaaataaatagaaatactTAGAATCTGATGTAGTTATGAATGAGAGGCAAACACAAAAGATAAGTTATATTGGGTGATCACTTTATATATACACCCTACACACTTAAGCCCCATATGTgtactaaaaaataatattcctctttctttcaaacaaaaaaatataagcaCCTTGATCTGTAAGAACTGTCGCAGCTATTGTCataaattattaaactttcatatatttttcccattttatttatatttcgcAGTTAAAAGTTAATGGCGGTGGAAATTAACTATATTTATCTggaaatatttgattatttggtttttcagTGGCAGTGCGTCATGACACACACAAAAGTTTCTATGTCTGCCTTTTTCTATTTGGAATGATGATCTCATTATTTCTTTTCTCCgttctttttttcatcatcCTCAGGTAAAATTAACTTCTTTAATTGTTCTTCTCCTTATAGTTTCtcttaatgttatttttagtAGAAAGTCGTATATAAAGCACAGTCATGGTGTATataatttgagattttaattTGACCGTAAATTGAGGCGGTCAAAGAAGTAAACAGATCCAACGGCGCAGGTCACATCTCTCGTTTATTGTTGAGAACAAAGCCTGCAATGCACGTGTACCCATGCACGTGCTCGTGAGGTAAAATCCAACAACATACGACAACGAAattaaaaacctaaatatgcaAAAGAGAATAATCGTCCGGTCGACAGTGAAAACGAAAACCATGCGAACTCTTCCCGTCAAGTACCCCACTTCAAATTTTCGTTTTGATATTCGATTTTCCttcaaaaaattgttaattttcctttgacaaaaacaaaaaaattgctaATTTCGATATTAATAATTGTGAAAAAATTCATGTTTGTGGAATTGAGTATAAGAGAAGTTAGTAGATACGTACGAGTATCTTGTTCATGctttttcttacaaagatCTTTTTGCAATGCTCCCTATTCGTCTTTTTCTTTAGCAAACTTTTTCTCGCCCTACAAATGAAAGTATTTTCTAacgtatttttttaaaaaaaaatagaatcttaacttatttttaaaaaagatcaGAACTCGAAAtcccattaaaaaaaaaaagattgaaccAAAAAAGTAATTCTAACCTACTATATATGTGCAAGCTAGTAAATTTTCTCTCGGAGATCATAACTATTATAAACTcataccaaaattttaattgaaaatttattttgtagtttatTATCCTAAGACTGAGCATATGTATCGGAGTTGTATAAACTagtctattattattatcgTGTTATAATTTGGATAAAatcctatatataaaataatattgtagATGAAAAAAAACGGTAAACAATTCGACCATATCAAAATCTCGATCATATcgattttcaaagaaaagtaAACTAAATGTGCTTTTTTATTTACCCCTAGCTGAAAGTAAGATAATTATGGTTAGTTAATTAATCGAAAGTACGAAGAGACAGAGAACTGACAAAATGCAGGTGAATTTTTGGAAGGAAGAGAAGTCGTCAGCTTGTGGGCTGACTTAATTACCAATTCTTTAGGTAATTTACACTTTAATCATAATGTAATCATGTTTTAAGATTcctataaaataataacattagtttagtgttttagttttggatttttcttcttgaacttTGGCGGCACAAGAATATTCCCTTATTTTTCGAGACGTTGTTATAGTATATTATTGTTCCCTTTATATAATCAAGATTTATATACAGATGGGCATTTACACAAATGGGAAActgggatttttttttgttactgtaAAGTATAAAGAGATGCGTTCATATGAGTgtatccaaaaacaaaaatatgtcaatttttttgttatgtagaGCTCCTACGTACAAATGAATTTACACGATAATTATCTATTTGAATTTGGTCTATCCCGCtcatatttaaataaagttCGAATAGTAAATCCTATGTTTCAAGTTTCTAAAGAAATGCTGATTTGAATCTGTACAATATAATTGTAAATTGAGTAtagttcaaaaaaaatttgtgaaCAATGATGATAGTGGAGATATAACGCatcaacacaaataaaaaagttcaaatttagTCAAGAATAATTCTTTGTCTACATTTACATATGTTTCCATGGTCgtcgtttatatatttaaacatagTTCATGAGTTTAAATAcatatgaattatttttaatttagcTGGCTATATCAATTTCAAcatcatatataaaactattggagcatttttttttcttgccgGACCTAAACTACTTACTCGGTTATTTTCTACATTTCCTTTATTGTAAACTCAAAGAGAATAACATTGATAAGACAGATTTAGATCCAGAGGGTACATTACAGATATACCACAGGCTTTTGGTTCATAAAATGCGcaatatactatatatatatatttttttttggtagaaaatatactatatatattacatatataccCACGATAGTGTAGGGGAAACTCACATATTACcccattattattttaatttttgaatggTATTAGTGTAAGAACGGATTAGCTAGTCTGCTGCAAAcgttaattaatcaaattttcaactGATCTACACCAATGTTTTATTCCAACAAGTAAGCAACTTGCGTTAAAAATTATCACCAGCATAAGCTTGTGTGCATATACTAGATGCATCCACATATTTATAACGCAAAGATTCATGTGGTCATATGTAGATGTAGAATAATATTAGCATAGGccaaaaagtattaaaatggATTCACATAAAACAACATTAGCTAGAATCCATCTATACGTATTCttgggaaaataaaataaaaagtacaAACTAAGCCATGAATAAATGtgtatacaattatatatatatatatatatatatatatatatactgtattaAACGTATGcctataaaaaataaaatgcaatAAACGACATttcaaagaagacaaaggTTAGATCCATACCATAGCATAGAAACTTGGCGATATATGAAATACAAATAAGAATATAATGGAGATATGATTAGACTTAAAGTATACATATGTCACTTAGTGGATGATAATGGCCTTCTTGTTTTACTCGGACTTGACCAATCCAATAAATTTCGGTCAAATTGATATCGACATTCTACTAATCAAAATCACTCTATatcttttattgattttttttccaaccacCTTACCTTTTCCGTTCTATTTTAAACTCTTGGAATGCATTGTTACTTATAACACAGatacaattaatatatatttaaatgataGAAATTTTTTGTAAAGCAATTTCATGATTGTAATTggaaatttttgtattaaattttatttgtgatcaaaacttcaaattgatatttagtttttttttttttaatagttcaCATATTTATCATCATATATCGTCTCCaattgctttttatttttaaagggtttatcGTCTCCAATTGCTAGGAAATTAGAAATACGAGTGCATGTGTATACTTTTTTTACAGATAAGAGAAACTCATACTCATAGATTGACAAGCTTATGGaaccaataaacaaaatgGTTACGTTCTTATTACccgaataaaaaaaaaggttacgTTTCATGCAATTATATGTGAAAATCTTTAATAAAAAAGGGATATTTAAAAGATTCCTTTTTAATGGGTCCTAAAgtaattaaaagataaagtCAAGCTTTCCAACCATTTTCCACAAAGTTGATAGAAACTATTCATGAGTGCAAAGcgagaaaaagagagtaatacCTAAACATAGGATCAAGTGGTAGTTAATTACTCCATTTTAatggagagaaaaaagaaaagtggtAGTTAAGTGAAATGGTCACTGTCTCTGTATATGAATCTTCAATGTCAATTATCTATACACCTATAGTGCAAACCAAACTTCAACAGTTACAATATGTATAATCTTACACAATTCACTAAAATTTGTCCATCATAGTTATTTATTCAACGTATATATCTGCGTATATATGAGTTAACCAAGTCTGGGCTTCGAGTCTCAAtgtatttattagttttagcACTGGCGCCACTATTTGTTTCAAACGATCAATTGCTTTAAATCTGATGGTAATGGCTTGTCTAACTTCAGAGAAAAGTTAATACGGAATATGCAATtacaattaacaaaagaaaattctttcatttttttcttctaatatatataatcacgTGTATGACCACAAATTTTGCCGTCCGGTTGAGAGTGATCGAAGGTGTATATGACTCTCGTGAATCACGGTATCAAATGatataatcataaatttttgtgatttaacTATGTGCTTCATGATGGTGGATGCAAAACGTAACATATATTTGGTCAGctaaatttattgtttttttgttataaaagataaatttattgttttgaaatatttgaactttGCTTCGTACATAAATATcttgataaatttaaaattatttttttgatattaaacGTATccatgaaatatatatatatatatatatggatacgtttaatatcaaaaaaataattttaaatttatcaagatatttaaaattatatatatatatatatatatggaggATAACTTATACAGCTCAGAAAGTTAAATTACAAGTTCacaaatcttcttcacaaaaatatataaaaataaatatattttccatGGTTTTTCTTGAATTATTTGACGGCTAATCATTGGATGGTGATCAGGACATGGCATTTTTCATGTTACGTATAGTATATGGTTAGAGATTTGAATAGGCTAGTTAAAATATCGAAATTGCTACCAAACGGTCAAATCTGGTCCACCTTCATCCATAATGGTTCGTTGATGCATTCGGGCTCGCAAAAAGCATGTTAGAAAAAGTTGGTGATAATTActtaaagttgtttttttcgcaatataatatagtaataaaaaaatgttattggCTTCATGATTGACTGTTGGCCTCATCAAATATGTCACAGTCACTTGTATGGTTTCTTCAAacttaatttcttataaaatacattagtattgttttcttatcacCACTCACACCTATCCAATATATGcatttgtattattttatgattatgattCGACAGAATCTGCCTATatctttgaagattttttgttttttattattgttttaataaCATAGAATTTGAATTCGGATGAACATAAGCAGTAGAGCGAGGGCATAGATAACTCTGGTCGTGATACATCGATAACAATATCGTTAGGTTATatggaattaaaaaaatattatgctatacttttaaaattttaacacaaaaaattatgatagCAGGCATACTACTAGTTTTGGGGATTTTCGCCAAGGACcattttgttcaaattttaaCAAGTGAAATGAGGACGAGCTTAAATTCGTAGGTTATATTGGGTTTGGGCCATACTAATTTTGTCAAGATTGGGTTCTCACATAACATTATTAACCCATTAAAATGTCAAAGAATTGGTTGTGAAAGCATAACATTACTAACCTATTTCTTGAAGCTTTTGGTTGTTAACGAAGACAGTAGCAACATTGATGGTTAAAGAATgctctgttctgttttgtatcatggatgatgatggttAGTTAGTCTTCTTATTAACGTGGGATATATGTTGGGCTTAAGCCATATGTAATATACTATCTTAGTCGGCAAGTCATTGTTAGGGTTTTCCATATCATCGTATATATAATGTAAAGTTGTCGATCAATAAAGCAGAGAACTTTCTTATCATTGCGTGAATTTGACATGGTATCAGAGTGAAAGTTTTTTCTGAACAGTTTTGTATCTAACGAGTTTGTGATTGTGTTTTGACCAAAGTAACCAAAGATAAGCAACTACAAAAATCGGTAGAGATCTTATTGGTTGCAGGATCTTGTCGGTTGAAAAGAGCTCACATGATCCCGAATTTCTCCTCTCGATCTCAACGGCACATTCTCTGTTTCAACAAATATGACCGTTGTGAGAaaatttccatatttttttgtttttagcataattaatgaaatttcctttttcgtAACCTAGtcggaaaaaaggaaatactCGAAAATTtgctattcttcttcttctaaacgacaaaaaataaatccatATTTTATCTACGAATTTTAAGATCTCCGATGATGATCCATTACTAAATTATCTCTGAAACAACTTCGTTCTTCATCTCAGAACCTATCCGTAAGATTTGAGCGGAGGAAAGCATTCTCTTATCGTGATTTAGTTATGGTCTCTTCTAATTTAACCCTTCTTGTTGATTCGTTACCGTGGATGCTTCTTACGCTATTCTCACCAGCGGATTCGGTCGACGGTGGCGACTGAGAACGACGACCATGTATCGGTTCGAATCTTGATGGAGTGGCCTGAGGatgaacgaagaagaagatgtcacAAGAAGGATACAGAACGATGCAGTCAAAGCTCATCAATGGGCCTTCGTAATGGGCTTTCCTGTGAGGACCCTCCCCACTACCCAAATCCAACAAGGTAATaaaactttcttttctctctctttttttaaaaataaaaatataaaatataatgatttgattataGAAAAAGTAATATGTTTTTCACGTCtgattttaaactaaatatcaaggtttttgaaaaatatatatatttttaaagtaaaaccGTTTAAATTTCACTTGATATGTTAGTTaaaatgcttttgtttttaagacaaatttaacacttaattatgttttaaacggttttcaaaaataatgttttttttgtgatgtcaaaaataaagtataagtaatagtgttttgatttttaactaaaaaatttcgatttacaaaatgtttttgttttagaaaactaagtgataaatttaattacgtgaaaatatatatctatatatatatatatatatattttttactttttgattttttatttttcgtaaataatgttttaattaccaaaataaagtaaaatatgatgttttttttttgtttttttctgtgtttttcttatgatCAAACCAATCACGTAACAATCTTTTACAAGTTCacatatattaacaaataatgtaaaaagggatagaaataaataagaagGCAACTAGATTTAGGAGGATTAAAAATCAAAGCCATAAAGCCCCAGCTTGTCTAAGAGTAGGCACTAAATCACCATTAATATGAGCAGCCATCAGATTTTCCAATCCTCCAAACAACTTTCCTCCTATGTACATCATAGGTAATTTCTCTTTATCACTTACGATATTGTcgtagttgttgttgtcttcttcaccAATCTCAACCACCACTGGATTCACGCCATGTGTCAGTAGCAGCCGTTTTGCCACGTGTCCCAAACAACAGCCTCTCCTTGCAAACACCACCACAGCATTCTCCATCACAACTAGGTTGCTTGATCTCTTATTGCTTATAGATGTTGGCTTTGGTGATCCTGATGTTAAccatgataatgatgatgatgatgatgatggtttatCTTCATTCTTTAAAAGGAAAATGCTATTGCCCGGCACGGTCTTCGTCCACGGTGACTCGTATGGTCGAATTGCTTTTTGCATAATTGATGATagagagacaaagagagagagggagaaatgggaaaagagagagagacttgtGTAGTTGGGTTCGTTTGGTAAGAGATGTGATTATTAAAGAATTTATATAGAGGATTTTGGAGAGCATTTGGCTTTGGGGGTCAATGAAGCATGTGTAAACTGTATTCTCTTGATATCCGAAGCCATGTCACCGTATCCAAAATAAAGATCTATAACTAAACTtatgattatttattaatgttgagTGTAAATCatccaaaacttaaaaatatatttaacttATGTGTGAAAGATAAATTTCGAACTCATTGTCGGAACTCAAATGCGACAActcaattttttaaagaatataacTATGATTATCTTAACCGAATGTCATTTTTGACATATTGTAATTTAGAAAATTGTAGCATTCATAAAATCAGTgacttatatatagattatattaAACTAAATGATGACGAATACATAGTAAGGGGCTTACGACAAGGCTGATGTCAAGAGatatctttatttgtttagaAACTTATGTCACAATTAAAATTGTCTTCGTAAGGTTACGTTTTATGGATAAAGGCAAATCATTTGTATGGACCATTAGATTTTAGATCATCTCTATTACGTCATGACGATGACTTGTTTTCTCTAACATTAAGATATCAATTTGTGTTTTATATTCTAGTTGCACcttgaaacatatatatgtaccCACTACCCAGTACACGTCCtatagattttatttcttttccattAAGCATCTGTCTATTATCATGGATTTAAGCTGTCATTTAGAATTTTGATAAAACGCATAAACTATAGAAACGCATATTTTTTCCATCGAATTATACATTTTGAACATCTTGTCTAGGATTAGTTAAACTTATGATATGGTCGAAAATACGTTGCACATACGTCACGAACTCCGCAAAGCCAAGGTGATGACTTGTCAACAGTTCTGTGGAAAATCTAACAACTCCTTTCGTCAAAAGAAACAGCTGAGAAGTACGAAaaactgacaaaaaaaaatggaccCTCATGGTGACAAAACGACATGACGTCTCCCTTTAACTTTACGAAACAGCAAGTCGTTCCGTCTTTTGTTAATCCACAacgcttttatttttttggaattattTATTGctcaaaacattttattatctTGGTTAACGGTCATCACTCGTTTCCAgctaattttaattatacatGACATCATAAAAAGCAGCCGTCggttatatacaaatattgaAATAAGAGTTTACTTggtcaaaattttaaaatttgacgTCACCGGAAAATTCGCCGGAGTTTCGTCACCCCCATAAAACTCCTCACCggtgaaagaaagaaaaagacgTCTCTATCATGGTGGCGCCGGCAAGACGTCATTAAATACAAAGGGTCCATGTTGCTCTGCTCAtacaaaatcttattatacgtatgcaatattttattttctctgcTCTCCAATACAAATCCTTATAGGTAGATAAGGTTGGCAACTagtggaaaaaagaaaatttgaatagCAAGCTAacaagaaatatttatatttaagttttatgaAAGGATTGGTACGGATCTTATATTCGGATATTTATATAAGCATGTCGTATGTAACATATACTAAAAAGAACTATTGGCATAGATCAGATCATATGAATATTATTGAGTTTTAAATTCAACTTCATCAATTGTCCGGGGAAACACAggaaaatatcaacaaaaagtttcattgaaaatgatgaataaTACTGACCAAAGCCAATCTGCGTCTCTCTCAATATGTCCTCTTAAAGACTATTTTCAGAATCAGTCACGAGAAAGGGTCATTTGGTCAAACACCAACCCATCCTTTACTTCCAAGGCGGAGAGATCTTTTAAATGAAATGAATatgaaatgaagaaacttACTCGTTCCTTCTCTTTTACTTCTTAGGCTCCAAGTTCATTTCTTGAAGGTTAAGCAACAGATCGTTGGAGCTCAGGTAAACCTTGTTAGCAGATTGTGCAATGGTCTGTGCAATCTCTCTCGCAGCTTCAATCTTTCTCAGAGTGATGAATGCCTGATTGTTCGCAATTGCTTGTCCGATAAGCTGAGCACTTTTAGCTTCTCCCTGcacaaagattcaaaaagaGCTAATGCTTCAGGCCAAAACCACTAATCT
This sequence is a window from Arabidopsis thaliana chromosome 1 sequence. Protein-coding genes within it:
- the GRXS13 gene encoding Glutaredoxin family protein (Glutaredoxin family protein; FUNCTIONS IN: electron carrier activity, protein disulfide oxidoreductase activity; INVOLVED IN: response to cytokinin stimulus; EXPRESSED IN: 14 plant structures; EXPRESSED DURING: 9 growth stages; CONTAINS InterPro DOMAIN/s: Glutaredoxin-like, plant II (InterPro:IPR011905), Thioredoxin fold (InterPro:IPR012335), Glutaredoxin (InterPro:IPR002109), Thioredoxin-like fold (InterPro:IPR012336); BEST Arabidopsis thaliana protein match is: Thioredoxin superfamily protein (TAIR:AT1G28480.1); Has 446 Blast hits to 446 proteins in 30 species: Archae - 0; Bacteria - 6; Metazoa - 0; Fungi - 5; Plants - 435; Viruses - 0; Other Eukaryotes - 0 (source: NCBI BLink).), producing the protein MQKAIRPYESPWTKTVPGNSIFLLKNEDKPSSSSSSLSWLTSGSPKPTSISNKRSSNLVVMENAVVVFARRGCCLGHVAKRLLLTHGVNPVVVEIGEEDNNNYDNIVSDKEKLPMMYIGGKLFGGLENLMAAHINGHSIKIRTDTWSSFSVATVDRIRW
- the GRXS13 gene encoding Glutaredoxin family protein — encoded protein: MQKAIRPYESPWTKTVPGNSIFLLKNEDKPSSSSSSLSWLTSGSPKPTSISNKRSSNLVVMENAVVVFARRGCCLGHVAKRLLLTHGVNPVVVEIGEEDNNNYDNIATPSRFEPIHGRRSQSPPSTESAGENSVRSIHGNESTRRVKLEETITKSR
- the GRXS13 gene encoding Glutaredoxin family protein (Glutaredoxin family protein; FUNCTIONS IN: electron carrier activity, protein disulfide oxidoreductase activity; INVOLVED IN: response to cytokinin stimulus; EXPRESSED IN: 14 plant structures; EXPRESSED DURING: 9 growth stages; CONTAINS InterPro DOMAIN/s: Glutaredoxin-like, plant II (InterPro:IPR011905), Thioredoxin fold (InterPro:IPR012335), Glutaredoxin (InterPro:IPR002109), Thioredoxin-like fold (InterPro:IPR012336); BEST Arabidopsis thaliana protein match is: Thioredoxin superfamily protein (TAIR:AT1G28480.1); Has 646 Blast hits to 646 proteins in 57 species: Archae - 0; Bacteria - 6; Metazoa - 30; Fungi - 15; Plants - 593; Viruses - 0; Other Eukaryotes - 2 (source: NCBI BLink).) encodes the protein MQKAIRPYESPWTKTVPGNSIFLLKNEDKPSSSSSSLSWLTSGSPKPTSISNKRSSNLVVMENAVVVFARRGCCLGHVAKRLLLTHGVNPVVVEIGEEDNNNYDNIVSDKEKLPMMYIGGKLFGGLENLMAAHINGDLVPTLRQAGALWL